A section of the Anabaena cylindrica PCC 7122 genome encodes:
- a CDS encoding non-ribosomal peptide synthetase, producing MRAKNIEDVYPLSPMQQGMLFHSLYEPTSGTYITQLICDLHGQLNISAFTQAWQQTINQHPVLRTAFVWENLEKPLQVVGQKVNVPWEEQDWRGILPIEQQERLDTLLDTDRKRGFELSKAPLMRLILIRLTDTSYHFAWSHHHLLLDGWSVPIIFLEVLVHYKGLCQCDRPILKSPRPYRDYIAWLQQQNLTEAQVFWQEKLKGFTAPTPLGVDQITRTQEDIHAEQTIQLSLTITAALQSLAQQQHLTLNTLIQGAWALLLKKYSGQEDVVFGATVSGRPSTLENVESMVGLFINTLPMRVKIDAFDSLIPWLQLLQEQQVESRQYEYSPLVEIHGWSQVPRHLPLFESIVVFENYPIDASLQEQITDLNIVKVRSFEKTNFPLTLSAIPGSELVLKIAYKCQRFDQPTITRMLGHLETLLTAIAANPDQRLLELPLLTPKEENQLLVEWNQTQVDYPQQSCIHQLFEQQVELTPDAIAVVFENEQLTYRELNTKANQLAHYLQKLGVKPETLVGICIERSLEMVVGLLGILKAGGAYVPLDPAYPPERIAFMLADAQVPILLTQTSLLETLPTHSAQVICLDTDWDKITLYNPQNPQSSVTSENLIYVIYTSGSTGKPKGAMNTHKGLCNRLLWMQDTYNLTPQDRVLQKTPFSFDVSVWEFFWTLITGAKLVIAQPGGHQDSAYLVQLIAREQITTVHFVPAMLQVFLEESGLETCRFLKRVICSGEALPKTLQDRFFALLDADLHNLYGPTEAAIDVTFWQCQPHSQLPFVPIGRPISNTQIYILDGQGKPTPVGVPGELHIGGVGLARGYLNRPDLTNEKFIPHPFSQELDSRLYKTGDLARYLSHGDIEYLGRVDYQVKLRGFRIELGEIESVISQHPDIREVVVIVHSDQADFQRLVAYLVPRSEQKLIIAELRHFLELRLPDYMIPNVFVILEALPLTPNGKVNRKALPIADTFLRDSEVVFVPPRTSIEKTLAAIYVDVLKLEKVSIHDNFFALGGHSLLATKVISRLREAFNLELPLRTLFERPTIAGLAERIETMRLALTQVSRSSSIIQPGRKEIEL from the coding sequence ATGAGGGCAAAAAATATTGAAGATGTGTATCCTCTCTCCCCCATGCAACAGGGAATGCTGTTTCATAGCCTTTATGAACCAACATCCGGCACATATATCACTCAACTGATCTGCGACTTACATGGACAATTAAACATTTCAGCCTTTACTCAAGCTTGGCAGCAAACAATCAATCAGCATCCAGTTTTACGCACTGCTTTTGTCTGGGAAAACTTAGAAAAACCCTTGCAAGTCGTAGGTCAAAAAGTCAATGTTCCCTGGGAAGAACAAGATTGGCGAGGAATTCTACCCATTGAACAACAAGAACGACTAGATACTTTATTAGACACTGACCGAAAACGGGGTTTTGAACTATCCAAAGCGCCCCTAATGCGGCTAATTCTCATTCGTCTGACAGATACCAGTTACCATTTCGCCTGGAGTCATCACCATTTACTCCTAGATGGATGGTCTGTACCGATCATTTTTTTAGAAGTACTTGTCCACTATAAAGGACTTTGCCAGTGCGATCGCCCTATTCTCAAATCACCCCGCCCCTACCGCGACTACATTGCCTGGTTACAGCAACAAAACCTAACGGAAGCTCAAGTTTTTTGGCAAGAAAAACTAAAAGGTTTTACAGCCCCAACACCCTTGGGAGTAGACCAAATTACTCGAACACAAGAAGATATTCACGCTGAACAAACAATCCAACTATCACTAACAATCACAGCCGCATTACAATCTTTAGCACAGCAACAACATCTCACCCTTAATACTTTAATACAAGGGGCTTGGGCATTACTTCTAAAAAAATACAGTGGTCAAGAAGATGTCGTATTTGGCGCTACTGTTTCTGGTCGCCCTTCTACTTTAGAAAATGTAGAATCAATGGTCGGACTATTTATTAATACCCTACCGATGCGGGTAAAAATAGATGCCTTTGACTCCCTAATTCCTTGGCTTCAACTACTCCAAGAACAACAGGTGGAATCACGTCAATATGAATATAGTCCCCTAGTAGAAATTCACGGTTGGAGTCAAGTACCCAGGCATCTGCCCCTGTTTGAAAGTATTGTAGTGTTTGAAAACTACCCTATAGATGCTTCTTTACAGGAACAAATTACCGATTTAAACATTGTTAAAGTTCGCAGTTTTGAAAAAACCAATTTTCCTTTAACTTTATCTGCAATTCCTGGCTCAGAGTTAGTCTTGAAAATTGCCTATAAGTGTCAGCGTTTTGATCAGCCTACCATTACGCGAATGTTGGGGCATTTAGAAACATTACTCACAGCAATAGCCGCCAATCCAGACCAGCGACTTTTAGAACTGCCACTACTCACCCCAAAAGAAGAAAATCAACTGTTAGTCGAGTGGAATCAAACTCAAGTAGATTATCCCCAACAAAGTTGTATTCATCAACTATTTGAACAACAAGTAGAACTCACACCAGATGCAATTGCTGTAGTCTTTGAAAATGAGCAATTAACCTATAGAGAACTCAATACCAAAGCCAATCAGTTAGCACATTATCTGCAAAAACTGGGTGTAAAACCAGAAACACTAGTCGGCATTTGTATAGAACGTTCCCTTGAAATGGTTGTGGGACTCTTAGGGATTCTCAAAGCCGGAGGAGCTTACGTTCCCTTAGATCCAGCCTATCCCCCAGAGCGTATTGCCTTCATGTTGGCAGATGCCCAAGTTCCCATTTTACTCACCCAAACATCACTACTAGAAACACTACCCACTCATTCAGCCCAAGTTATTTGTCTAGATACAGATTGGGATAAAATCACCCTTTATAATCCCCAAAATCCCCAAAGTAGCGTTACTAGTGAAAACCTAATTTACGTCATCTACACCTCCGGTTCCACAGGCAAACCCAAGGGAGCAATGAACACCCATAAAGGGCTGTGTAATCGTTTATTGTGGATGCAAGACACCTATAACTTAACACCACAAGACCGAGTTTTACAAAAAACTCCTTTCAGTTTTGATGTTTCAGTTTGGGAATTTTTCTGGACATTAATCACCGGAGCAAAATTAGTAATTGCCCAACCAGGAGGACATCAAGATAGTGCTTATTTAGTTCAATTAATTGCCAGGGAGCAAATCACAACTGTACATTTTGTGCCGGCGATGCTGCAAGTGTTTTTAGAAGAGTCAGGTTTAGAAACTTGTCGTTTTCTGAAACGGGTAATTTGCAGTGGAGAAGCTTTACCTAAAACTTTACAAGACCGCTTTTTTGCCCTTCTGGATGCTGATTTACATAACTTGTATGGTCCGACGGAAGCAGCAATTGATGTGACTTTTTGGCAATGTCAGCCTCATAGCCAATTGCCATTTGTGCCTATTGGTCGCCCCATTAGCAATACCCAAATTTATATTCTCGATGGTCAAGGAAAACCTACTCCTGTGGGTGTACCTGGAGAATTACACATCGGTGGCGTTGGACTTGCTAGAGGTTATTTGAATCGTCCTGATTTGACCAACGAAAAGTTTATTCCCCATCCTTTTAGCCAAGAATTAGATAGTCGTCTTTATAAAACTGGTGATTTAGCTCGTTATTTATCTCATGGTGATATTGAATATCTTGGTCGTGTTGATTATCAAGTTAAACTCCGTGGCTTCCGAATAGAACTAGGGGAAATTGAATCAGTTATTAGTCAACATCCAGATATCCGCGAAGTTGTGGTTATAGTTCACTCAGATCAAGCAGATTTTCAACGTTTAGTCGCGTATCTAGTTCCCCGCTCAGAACAAAAATTGATAATTGCTGAATTGCGGCACTTTTTAGAGTTGAGACTGCCGGATTACATGATACCCAATGTGTTTGTCATACTTGAGGCATTACCATTAACACCAAATGGTAAAGTTAACCGCAAAGCTTTACCGATAGCCGATACATTCCTCAGAGATAGTGAAGTTGTTTTTGTTCCACCACGCACATCTATAGAAAAAACATTAGCTGCTATCTATGTTGATGTTTTAAAACTAGAAAAAGTCAGTATTCATGACAATTTCTTTG